From a single Ornithorhynchus anatinus isolate Pmale09 chromosome 15, mOrnAna1.pri.v4, whole genome shotgun sequence genomic region:
- the EME1 gene encoding LOW QUALITY PROTEIN: crossover junction endonuclease EME1 (The sequence of the model RefSeq protein was modified relative to this genomic sequence to represent the inferred CDS: deleted 1 base in 1 codon) gives MARRLGSRGSRKAPPASGASDSEEELPTFTFLRQPPPPREKSSGLRGDEVKKVVAVSSSDSDDPPPPFRPKAGAAGPAAPRDPAGAALSEEPVLVLGSGSEEEEVEEESIPLAERLEGRGEPGAGSACPSPPKRAKRRPDGAGRARLKRQEEAEERERRKALARALKAQRPEECLKHIAVLLDPALLQLEGGGRILSALQATECACEIEAQTIPCSMAWKRRAALGQVAEGGWTEEPGVLVVLPAEEFVSLVHGPEQGGHREGKGSLRSFVADATARIPGKTLSLAVVGVEKLCRRPGPRSRAPAQARRRPRVAREDPSGPSLSRVAVEEALVELQLEAHAPVQVRLLESWQELADYACMFTKAVAEAPYKHLRDRTGFSFYPEGTWAGGVKVERAGTGLGQVWKRQLRQFNRVSLDVASAIAAAYPSPRLLLRAYGNCGSPRERQRLLADIQVRRGVGVTATARRLGPELSRRVYLQMTSLNPDLPLDGLE, from the exons ATGGCGAGGCGACTTGGGTCCAGGGGGTCGAGGAAGGCTCCCCCCGCCTCCGGAGCGAGCGACTCGGAGGAGGAGCTGCCCACGTTTACCTTTCTCAGGCAACCGCCGCCGCCTCGGGAAAAGAGCTCGGGGCTCCGGGGCGATGAAGTGAAGAAGGTGGTGGCGGTCAGCAGCTCCGACTCGGACGACCCTCCTCCCCCGTTCAGGCCGAAAGCCGGCGCGGCTGGGCCGGCGGCTCCTCGGGACCCAGCGGGAGCCGCCCTCTCCGAAGAGCCGGTCTTAGTCCTCGGTAGCGGGagcgaagaggaggaggtggaggaggaatcgATCCCTCTGGCCGAGAGACTCGAGGGCAGAGGAGAGCCCGGGGCGGGCTCCGCGTGCCCGTCTCCGCCCAAGAGGGCCAAGCGCCGTCCGGACGGGGCAGGAAGGGCCAGGCTGAAGCGGCAGGAGGAAGCCGAGGAGCGGGAGCGGAGGAAGGCCCTGGCTCGGGCTCTCAAGGCCCAGCGGCCGGAGGAGTGTCTGAAACACATCGCTGTGCTGCTAGATCCAG CTCTTTTGCAGCTCGAGGGAGGCGGGCGGATCCTCAGCGCTTTGCAGGCCACGGAATGTGCctgtgagatcgaggcccagacCATCccctgcagcatggcctggaagagGAGAGCGGCGCTGGGCCAG GTCGCAGAGGGCGGCTGGACCGAGGAGCCCGGTGTCCTGGTCGTCCTGCCGGCCGAAGAATTCGTGTCCTTGGTCCACGGCCCGGAGCAG gggggccacagagaagggaagggctcGCTCCGGAGCTTCGTGGCCGACGCCACGGCGAGGATCCCGGGAAAAACCCTGTCGCTGGCGGTCGTGGGCGTGGAGAAGCTCTGCAG ACGACCCGGCCCTCGGAGCCGCGCCCCGGCCCAGGCGAGGCGGAGGCCGCGAGTGGCCCGGGAAGACCCGTCTGGCccttccctgtcccgcgtggccgtggaagag GCCTTGGTGGAGCTGCAGCTCGAGGCGCACGCCCCGGTCCAGGTCCGCCTCCTCGAGAGCTGGCAGGAGCTGGCCGACTACGCCTGCATGTTCACCAAGGCCGTGGCCGAAGCCCCCTACAA ACACCTGAGGGACCGCACGGGTTTCTCCTTCTACCCGGAGGGCACCTGGGCCGGAGGCGTCAAGGTGGAGCGGGCCGGCACCgggctgggccaggtctggaagcggCAGCTGCGGCAGTTCAACCGGGTCAGCCTGGACGTGGCCTCGGCCATTGCCGCCGCctacccctcc ccccggctcctGCTCCGG gcttaCGGCAACTGCGGCTCCCCCCGGGAACGCCAGCGGCTGCTGGCTGACATCCAGGTGCGCCGAGGGGTGGGGGTCACGGCCACGGCGCGCCGCCTGGGCCCCGAGTTATCCCGGCGCGTCTACCTCCAGATGACCTCCCTGAACCCTGACCTCCCTCTGGACGGTCTGGAGTGA
- the LRRC59 gene encoding leucine-rich repeat-containing protein 59 has product MAKSGARLRDKMDGNELDLSLADLNEVPVKELAALPKATILDLSCNKLTSLPSEFCGLTHLVKLDLSKNKLQQLPLDFGRLVNLQHLDLLSNKLVTLPVSFAQLKSLKWLDLKDNPLDPVLAKVAGDCLDEKQCKQSAVRVLQHMKAVQADQDQEKQRRLQAERENEKKREARQRAREAQERERRKKEKVEEKERRRREYDAMKATKREPEKKVKKEPSEPRPKPAPTPRPPRPPPPRPSWPWALLKVLLLVLLGAAAALALCRGTDLQRQPLCVSVSAVFEDALHGLRSHGVLQRVLQPGGSQQ; this is encoded by the exons ATGGCCAAGAGCGGGGCCCGCCTGCGGGACAAGATGGATGGCAACGAGCTGGACCTGAGCCTCGCCGACCTCAACGAGGTGCCCGTCAAGGAGCTG GCCGCCCTCCCGAAGGCTACCATCTTGGACCTGTCCTGCAACAAGCTCACTTCCTTGCCG TCGGAGTTCTGTGGCCTGACGCACCTGGTGAAGCTGGACTTAAGTAAGAACAAGCTCCAGCAGCTGCCTTTGGACTTCGGCCGCCTGGTCAACCTCCAGCACCTGGACCTCCTCAGCAACAAGCTGGTCACGCTCCCCGTCAGCTTTGCTCAGCTCAAG AGCCTCAAGTGGCTGGACCTGAAGGACAACCCCCTGGATCCCGTGCTGGCTAAAGTGGCTGGGGACTGCTTGGACGAGAAGCAGTGCAAGCAGAGCGCCGTCCGG GTGCTGCAGCACATGAAGGCGGTACAGGCCGACCaggaccaggagaagcagcgccgGCTGCAAGCGGAGCGAG AGAACGAGAAGAAGCGGGAGGCCCGGCAGCGAGCTCGGGAGGCTCAGGAGCGGGAGCGGCGCAagaaggagaaggtggaagagaaggagcggcggaggcgggagtaTGACGCCATGAAAGCCACCAAGCGGGAGCCCGAGAAGAAAGTCAAGAAGGAGCCCAGCGAGCCCCGACCAA AGCCCGCGCCCACCCCGCGcccaccccggcctcctcccccgcgGCCGTCCTGGCCCTGGGCCCTCCTGAAGGTcctgctgctggtgctgctgggCGCCGCCGCGGCGCTGGCCCTGTGCCGGGGGACGGACCTTCAGCGTCAACCCCTCTGCGTCAGCGTGAGCGCCGTCTTTGAGGATGCCCTCCACGGCCTGCGCAGCCACGGCGTCCTGCAGCGGGTCCTGCAGCCCGGCGGCTCGCAGCAGTGA
- the MRPL27 gene encoding 39S ribosomal protein L27, mitochondrial, with translation MAALGLLGARAARLAGLVPPPAPASAVRFASKKTGGSSKNRGGKAPGKHYGVKKLDGQYVHVGNIIATQRTFRWHPGAHVGLGKNKCLFALEEGTVRYTKEVYVPPPGNAEAGDVIRRLPQGAVLYKTFVHVVPAQPVGAFKLVAML, from the exons ATGGCGGCGTTGGGGCTGCTCGGCGCGAGGGCGGCCCGGCTGGCGG GGctcgtcccgcccccggccccggcctcggccgTGAGATTTGCGTCCAAGAAGACGGGTGGAAGTTCCAAGAACCGTGGAGGGAAAGCTCCGGGCAAACACTACGGCGTCAAAAAGTTGGACG GTCAGTACGTCCACGTGGGCAACATCATCGCAACTCAGCGCACTTTTCGCTGGCACCCAGGAGCCCAC GTGGGGCTGGGCAAGAACAAGTGCCTCTTTGCGCTGGAGGAAGGGACCGTGCGCTACACCAAAGAAGTGTACGTGCCCCCCCCCGGCAACGCCGAGGCCGGGGACGTCATCCGCCGGCTCCCCCAGGGCGCCGTGCTCTACAAGACCTTCGTCCACGTTGTCCCCGCCCAACCAGTGGGCGCCTTCAAGCTGGTGGCCATGCTCTGA